The genomic segment TCCTTATTTGTGTGCTCTTCTCTGCTGCCTTGTCTATGATCTCTGACCTGCAAGACCCCAACAGGAACTTATTTTAGTTTGGTAgttgaaacatgaaataaagtttGATAGTACATGATACTCCTTGCTATTCTGCATTTATACATAGGAGCTGCTTATTGCAAATAAGACTGGTTCTATTCACTGTGTAATCATTGAATATGCTTTATCCCCATCCTTTTATTCAACTACTTTCCCTCTGTACATTCCCACATTTCTGAACATCTGTAGTAACTGGAGGTTAGTGACCTGCAGGCCGTATCCAGGCACCCTGTGCCGAGCCGGAGGGGATGGAGAATGCTTGTGGTGCTTGTGAGACCTAAGGGAAGAGAAGAAGTCTGTAAGGATTTATCCTTAATCTACCACCATATAATGAACCCACTTAATGTTTACTGACCACATATCCCCGCCAGTTTCTCTGGGAATATTTCAGCCTTCCAGAAATTCCTTACTGCCCAATCGTATTCTTTCCAGAATCCACAAGTCTCTCAATtcattggggttcatttatcaacactggcttcccatagcaaccaatcagtgatgagctgtttaaagtcagctgcaagtagaacaatgaatgcagccatttgattggttgctatgggttaccgccCGTGGGTAAacttgtccagtgttgataaacgagCCCCACTGTGTCTTCTCTAGTTGAATCCTAAACCTTGCCAGAAGCACCTACTTATTTCTGCTACGGCCTTCCTCTTCATCGCTGCTGTCCTCCTCACTGCTGGAAGTTTCCATTCTCTCCTTTCTCCGcttctttttctccttctttttctTGCTCTTTTTCTCCAGGCTGCTCTGCAGCTGTGTGATTAAAgagtgaaaatatatttaataagggCTAATTATGATGATGCAGAACTGTTGTTTACACTTAAATCTCCTAtgtctgtatgcagtgacataactatagaggaagcattcCCCACAGATTATTTTGCAGGGGGGGCCgttgcactctagttacaccactgtctgtATAAGCCTGCTCCAATGATATACAGCACTGGTCTTGATCTTATCTGTTTCACTTGTTAGACAGTAAAGTCTGAAGATGTAGTCTAGGAGTCTAACTGAAGCCCCCCAGAGGACCTCAAAGCTACAAGGCAGCAATACTACTAACTATTGCAGGTACTTCCATATTATTTTGTCTTTGACAGGGAGTGGTTAAATGTTCATaaggaataaaatatagaaacGAATCCATGCACCCGCAGGAAGGGAACCCACTCACCATTTCTCGAATCTTCTTCATCTTTACAGGATTTTTCAGGACTTCTCTCTTTTTCTCATCTTCTCTCTTCCTGTAAAATTCCAAAGAGTACAAGacatgacatttttttcatatgacttatCACTTACTAATATCACTTACTAAAAGAAAAACTGAGCCATTCCAGGCATTAAGTCAACACTGGAGTTATATCTTGAGGGCAATTTACAGTGCTAGTTTTCTACCTGCCTCATGGAGACTCATCtcaaaactggacagctgctgaacaaaaagctaaataattcaaaaaaaattaagcagaatATCAGTCTCCATTATACTACTTAATGGAAAGTTTTGTAATGTTcagaattttaatgaaaaaaaaaaaagcagtttaccTGATCATGAAGAGCGGATCCTCGCGGATCTTGTTTGCTAGGTCCAGGGTGGAATTGCCCCCAGCTCCTGAAAATATGGAGCCGGGGAGCAATCCAGTGTCAGAAGAGGGTCCGGTTTCTGGTTCCTTCATTTTATCCAGGATGTATTTGTCCACGGGTCTCCCCAGGAGATACTCCTCACGGTTCACTGAGCCCCCTGGGCCTTGGTACATCCAGTCCAGTTTCTCATCTTTTTTCCTGAGAAGAGCAATAAAGAACATAGGAATACGTCACACCTAAATCACTGACCCCTAAAGCTGCCAGCAAAACTAAAGCATCACTGCATTTCAAGGCATCTTACTTAACAGCTCCTGTATCCTCGGCATATCTCTGCATCTCTTCCCTGGTTCTCTCCTCCCGCAGCTCCTTTTGGAGTTCCTCAATCTTCTTCCTCTCGGCTTCATGTTTCTGTTCTGCTTTCCACACCTTCTCCACATTGCGCAGGGTCTGGGGGTGCCAGCTCTTCTTCAGGTTCTGAACATGAACAAACAAGAGATAAAAAGTCAACTAGGAGCGAATGAGATGCAGAAGCAGCAGTGTCAGCAAATGACGAGTTTTGCAGTTATATTCCACTATATCACACAGCTATCAGACTTATCTTCCttaaatggttgttcaccttccaaacacttttttcagttcaattgttttcagattgttccccagaaatagatttttttcaattaatttccattttttaccattttttttaaatctaacttTAAAGTTTactgtccctgtctctggtgtttgagtctggcagctcagtaattcaggtgcagactctgaactgtacAATTGTAGTTGATCTATTTCTCagtatggggaatataagtgcaactattgcatcagttctgtgaaatataagtgcaactattgtatcagttctggggaatataagtgcaattattatatcaattctggggaatataagtgcaattattgtatcaattctggggaatataagtgcaactattgtatcagttctggggaatataagtgcaattattatatcaattctggggaatataagtgcaactattgtatcaattctggggaatataagtgcaatTATTATATCAATACTGGGAAAATAAgtgcaactattatatcaattctggggaatataagtgcaattattgtatcagttctggggaatataagtgcaatTATTATATCAGTTctggggaatataagtgcaattattatatcaatactgggaaatataagtgcaactattatatcaattctggggaatatactgtaagtgcaattattgtatcagttctggggaatataagtgcaatTATTATATCAGTTctggggaatataagtgcaattattatatcaatactgggaaatataagtgcaactattatatcaattctggggaatatactgtaagtgcaattattgtatcagttctggggaatataagtgcaatTATTATATCAGTTctggggaatataagtgcaatTATTATATCAGTTctggggaatataagtgcaattattatatcaatactgggaaatataagtgcaactattatatcaattctggggaatatactgtaagtgcaattattgtatcagttctggggaatataagtgcaatTATCAGTTctggggaatataagtgcaactattgtatcaagtctaacaactgcctgtaatgaaactcagagattctgctcagcagggacaaagataacaaatggatcaactaaatgtatcgatttagaacagtttatggGATTGGCGACCCCACTTCTATACAATTTTTCAATTGACcttgattatttctttttttacagtctttgaattacttgccttcttctgactccttgcatctttcaatgggggtcactgaccccatgtcaACAATAACAAatgctgtaaggctacacattcattgttctgactctttttcagctttgggTGCTCCCTGGTGATACAGCCTGGCCTTGTCCCAAATCCCTTGAACCAATAACTAACTGGAAAGTGTGTAACAAAAGCCAGAGCCCAGTGTAGAAGCTCATGTCCCCgggtgttgtgcaactgtaaAGCCCAGCAGCCTGCAGAATAGGGCAGGGTTAAGGGATacagggagttgcagttcaggCCTAGGAATTCCAGGACAGGTAACCCTGCTATGACCCTATAGGGGAGAAGGAACTATAGACAATCCCTAATAACATCAGTTCCCGTTATACTTTACCAGATCTCCCCCGCCCATGGCTCCAGCGAAGCTCCCTCGGTTTGATTCACTGCTTCCGTCTCACTCACAACACGGGACTTGTCGCTTCTTCCTCCTTTACCGTCACCAGCCAACCACAGGCCGCGCTATTGTCTACGTCATCGCCCCGCGCCCGGAAGACAGACCTTGAAAATGAGGCTCGGAACGCCGAATGGGATCACGTGGGCATTTAAAGGCCTTCAACATCTTCAGtgaaggaaataaaaacaaaagatgaaATGCAGAGGGGGTCGCATAATGTTGCACAATAACGGGTAGATACCGATGTGTAATGAAACGAGTCACGGAGAGACGAGGGTGTTTAGTTTTTCCCCCCAGTGCTGATGGGCTGTGGTCACGTGACGCGGCTACgattttaaaataatagaattatGAGTAAATATTACAGACAGTACTGTCAGTGTCGTTTTATATCTATTGTAGTAAAGAGGGAGAACTAAGGGGGAAGAAAAGCAAAACATGTGAGGGGGCACCcggatttgaaccagggacctctcGATCTGCAGTCGaatgctctaccactgagctatacCCCCTCTCATGTGAGCTCACATTCTCTTCACGTATTTATGTCAAAGAAATAAAAGATAGACATACTCTGTGGGTGTTTCATAGTCTGGCTGCACTTATCTGGGACTCTATGCAGTAGAAAGGCCAAAATGtcactttaaaattaattaattgatatAATAAAATACTTCCCCCACCCCCAATTCTTAGTCATTTCCCACTTTAAAGTCTAATAATGCT from the Xenopus laevis strain J_2021 chromosome 9_10L, Xenopus_laevis_v10.1, whole genome shotgun sequence genome contains:
- the cwc25.L gene encoding CWC25 spliceosome-associated protein homolog L homeolog (The RefSeq protein has 7 substitutions compared to this genomic sequence); this encodes MGGGDLNLKKSWHPQTLRNVEKVWKAEQKHEAERKKIEELQKELREERTREEMQRYAEDTGAVKKKDEKLDWMYQGPGGSVNREEYLLGRPVDKYILDKMKEPETGPSSDTGLLPGSIFSGAGGNSTLDLANKIREDPLFMIRKREDEKKREVLKNPVKMKKIREMLQSSLEKKSKKKEKKKKRRKERMETSSSEEDSSDEEEGRSRNRSHKHHKHSPSPPARHRVPGYGLQVRDHRQGSREEHTNKDRARAHSRSPHHESKGSKTGGSYGGRKRSPSPRKQEPYRRQRPSAYTKKLSAEELERRRQEMMEDAQQREKEREWNVRRYKQEEEKVEEKGKQKKESKFIHQMKLESAASSSVEDRVKRNIHGIQRTSAALERSFMKR